The Lentisphaerota bacterium genome includes the window AATGGGTGGCGCTCGACCGGAAGACAGCGGAACGCAGGGAGTCGATTCGAGAACTTGATGCTTCGAAGGCGGTTGTGCAAGCGAAAACGGCGCACGCCCCTTCTGATGGTTCCCTTGACCAGAGACGGCGGCAAGTTGCCTGCATGACACCCGATGCGGCAAAGTCCCAATTGGGGCAGTTCCTGACCCCGTGTGCCACGGCTCGTTTCTTGGCTTCGCTTTTTGATGCAAAAAGAGGGGGCGCGTGTCGTCTGCTTGACCCCGGCGCTGGTATTGGGTCACTAACCGATGCTTTCTTGAAGAATACCAATCTCTGCTTTGACGAGGTGTCTGTCACTGCGTGTGAGATCGACACAAGACTGCATGATCACCTTGTCAGGACGCTAAACCCGGTTGAAGCCGAGATCATACAGATCGATTTCATTGAAGTGGCGGTCAATTGGTTGCAGTTCGAGCCAGAACGTCGGTTTACGCATGCTATTCTTAACCCGCCCTACAAAAAAATTAGCTCATCTTCAACCGCTCGAAAATTCCTCAGGCAAGTGGGGATAGAGACGGTCAATCTGTATTCGGCCTTTGTTGCGCTTAGCCTTAAACTGCTTGAAAACGGCGGTCAACTGGTTGCCATCATACCGCGCAGTTTTTGCAACGGCCCGTACTACAAGACGTTCAGAAAAATGATACTAATGGAGTCAGCCATCACGCATATCCACCTTTTCGGGTCACGCAAATCGGCGTTTAAAGAAGACAAGGTGCTTCAGGAAAACGTGGTGATCAAACTTATCAAAGGGATTAATCAGGGAGCCGTCACCATCTCGGTCTCGACAGACGATTCGTTCTCCGACTATCAAGAAGAGATCCATTCATTCGATCAAATTGTCAAACATGGAGATCCAGAGCGCTTTATCCACATTCCAACGGCAACTGAACAGGATCATCTTGATCACTTACCTGGTGCGGTTTGTTCGCTTGCGGATGTCGGGGTTTGTGTCTCCACAGGGCCGGTCGTTGATTTTCGGGTCAAGGATCATCTGCGATGGCAACCGACATCAGGAACGGTGCCCCTTCTGTATCCAGCGCATTGCTCAATGAACCGAAGCGTCTGGCCTAGAGCCGACGCCAAGAAGCCGAATGCCTTGATTGTTGATGAAAAGACGCGAAAATCGCTTTTTCCTGTTGGGTTCTATTGTGTGGTCAAGCGCTTCTCTGCGAAAGAGGAGACGCGGCGGATTACAGCAAGCGTGGTCGCGCCCGATATGTTTGGTAACGTA containing:
- a CDS encoding SAM-dependent methyltransferase, yielding MTPDAAKSQLGQFLTPCATARFLASLFDAKRGGACRLLDPGAGIGSLTDAFLKNTNLCFDEVSVTACEIDTRLHDHLVRTLNPVEAEIIQIDFIEVAVNWLQFEPERRFTHAILNPPYKKISSSSTARKFLRQVGIETVNLYSAFVALSLKLLENGGQLVAIIPRSFCNGPYYKTFRKMILMESAITHIHLFGSRKSAFKEDKVLQENVVIKLIKGINQGAVTISVSTDDSFSDYQEEIHSFDQIVKHGDPERFIHIPTATEQDHLDHLPGAVCSLADVGVCVSTGPVVDFRVKDHLRWQPTSGTVPLLYPAHCSMNRSVWPRADAKKPNALIVDEKTRKSLFPVGFYCVVKRFSAKEETRRITASVVAPDMFGNVSAVAFENHLNVYHEAKEGIPEALAYGFSVYLNTSFVDNFFRRFNGHTQVNATDLRQLRYPSRDRLMQIGKWAMRQKSLTQDVMDCHVQEVLYLE